One Nostoc sp. UHCC 0302 DNA window includes the following coding sequences:
- a CDS encoding YegS/Rv2252/BmrU family lipid kinase, translating to MNRSACLIFNPVAGQGDPELELAEIRAILEPEIDLDIYLTSEEVDAEELAYAAVERGVDAIIASGGDGTLSAAAAAVVGTDIPIGIISRGTANAFATALGIPDTITAACQTIVQGKTRNVDAAYCNDRPMVLLAGIGFEAETVEHADREAKKRFGIMAYVLAGIQQLRNLQSFDVEIETEDKIIKTSAVAVTVANAAPATSVLAQGPAGIVYDDGLLDLTIVAATSKAGAIAATFHLFQTASTGNAAERDDIGFLRAKQFKIITDPPQKVALDGEIVGTTPIEVKCVPAGLKIFVPSVEEVEPTEKLEGLPNLIIEEKE from the coding sequence ATGAACCGTTCCGCCTGCCTTATCTTCAATCCTGTAGCGGGTCAGGGTGACCCAGAACTAGAACTGGCAGAAATTCGGGCAATCTTAGAGCCAGAAATTGATTTGGATATTTATCTGACAAGTGAAGAAGTTGATGCTGAGGAACTGGCCTATGCAGCGGTAGAACGAGGGGTTGATGCGATCATTGCCTCGGGGGGAGATGGCACACTCTCAGCGGCAGCGGCGGCTGTAGTGGGTACAGATATTCCAATTGGCATAATATCCCGCGGCACAGCAAATGCTTTTGCCACAGCTTTAGGAATTCCTGATACGATTACCGCTGCCTGTCAGACAATTGTGCAGGGAAAAACTCGTAATGTAGATGCAGCCTATTGCAACGATCGCCCAATGGTACTGCTAGCAGGTATTGGCTTTGAGGCTGAAACCGTAGAACACGCAGACAGAGAAGCTAAGAAACGCTTTGGCATCATGGCGTACGTCCTGGCAGGAATCCAGCAACTGAGAAATTTACAAAGCTTTGATGTTGAAATTGAGACTGAAGATAAAATAATTAAAACGAGTGCTGTCGCGGTGACAGTAGCAAATGCTGCACCAGCAACTTCAGTTTTAGCTCAAGGCCCAGCAGGTATTGTTTATGACGATGGGTTACTAGATTTAACAATCGTAGCTGCAACAAGCAAAGCAGGAGCGATCGCTGCGACATTCCATCTTTTCCAAACAGCTTCTACAGGTAATGCCGCAGAGCGGGATGATATTGGCTTTCTGCGAGCCAAACAATTTAAAATCATCACAGACCCCCCGCAAAAGGTTGCTCTAGATGGTGAGATAGTAGGCACAACTCCGATTGAAGTTAAGTGCGTTCCAGCAGGCTTGAAGATTTTTGTGCCATCAGTAGAAGAAGTTGAGCCTACGGAAAAACTAGAAGGGCTTCCTAATTTGATTATTGAGGAGAAAGAGTAG
- a CDS encoding lysozyme inhibitor LprI family protein, giving the protein MHQLFPVLISILTFSSLDTPTMKIASTTPNLPGVYLLAQKLNCNNAQTQMEINECARLSYQRTDKKLNQIYQQLLPKLQGSRQQKLIAAQQTWIKFRDSSCQFEASRYEGGSIAPTIYLACLEKITKQRTQQLQEYLKPDS; this is encoded by the coding sequence ATGCATCAGTTATTCCCAGTTTTAATAAGTATTTTAACTTTCAGCAGTTTAGATACTCCTACTATGAAAATAGCAAGCACAACGCCCAACTTACCAGGGGTATACTTATTAGCTCAAAAGCTCAACTGTAACAATGCTCAAACTCAAATGGAAATCAACGAATGCGCTCGGTTATCTTATCAGAGAACTGATAAAAAACTGAATCAAATTTATCAACAACTACTGCCAAAGTTGCAAGGTTCTAGACAGCAGAAGTTGATTGCTGCCCAGCAAACATGGATCAAGTTTCGAGATAGCAGTTGTCAGTTTGAAGCAAGTAGATATGAAGGAGGAAGTATTGCTCCTACCATTTATTTAGCTTGCCTAGAAAAGATTACAAAACAGCGCACTCAACAATTACAAGAATATCTCAAACCTGACTCTTAA
- the hemC gene encoding hydroxymethylbilane synthase, which yields MTSVVSSPARTIRIGTRKSQLALVQTYWVQEQLQKSFPDITFEVHSMSTQGDKILDVALAKIGDKGLFTKELELGMLNQEIDFAVHSLKDLPTNLPEGLTLAAITERENPADALVVHEKYKDKQIDTLPDGAVIGTSSLRRLAQLRHHFPHFTFKDVRGNLNTRLAKLDSGEYDALILAAAGLERLGMSDRIHQILPKEISLHAVGQGALGIECRADDSELISLLKAIEHQETRDRCLAERAFLRDLEGGCQVPIGVNTEINGDNLTLTGIVTSVDGQKLVKDTVSGKANNAEALGTELALSLRQQGAQEILAEIFAVIQRGS from the coding sequence ATGACTTCAGTTGTTTCGAGTCCCGCACGCACCATTCGTATTGGCACACGCAAAAGCCAACTCGCTCTTGTTCAAACATACTGGGTACAAGAGCAACTCCAGAAAAGCTTTCCTGATATCACTTTTGAAGTCCACTCCATGTCTACCCAAGGCGACAAAATCCTGGATGTAGCATTAGCTAAGATTGGTGATAAAGGATTATTTACTAAAGAACTTGAACTGGGTATGCTCAATCAGGAGATTGACTTTGCAGTTCATTCTTTGAAGGATCTGCCTACTAACCTACCAGAAGGGTTAACACTGGCAGCAATTACAGAACGAGAAAATCCCGCAGATGCACTAGTTGTGCATGAAAAGTATAAAGATAAACAAATCGATACTCTACCAGATGGTGCGGTAATCGGTACATCTTCTCTGCGGCGATTAGCACAGTTACGCCACCATTTTCCTCACTTTACTTTTAAAGATGTGCGAGGAAACTTAAATACACGGCTAGCGAAACTAGATTCAGGTGAATATGATGCCTTAATTTTGGCAGCAGCAGGATTAGAGCGATTGGGAATGAGCGATCGCATTCATCAAATTTTACCCAAAGAAATCTCTCTCCACGCTGTTGGTCAAGGAGCATTAGGTATAGAATGCCGTGCTGATGATAGTGAACTTATATCGCTACTCAAAGCTATTGAACATCAAGAAACACGCGATCGCTGTCTTGCCGAACGAGCTTTTTTACGTGATTTAGAAGGCGGCTGTCAAGTACCTATTGGTGTAAATACAGAAATCAATGGTGATAATTTAACACTAACAGGTATAGTCACCAGTGTGGATGGTCAAAAGCTGGTAAAAGATACTGTCAGCGGCAAAGCCAATAATGCTGAAGCGCTAGGTACAGAATTAGCTCTTTCGTTACGGCAACAGGGAGCGCAGGAAATTTTGGCAGAAATCTTTGCTGTCATTCAGCGGGGTTCGTAA